In a genomic window of Thiosocius teredinicola:
- a CDS encoding P-II family nitrogen regulator produces MYMLMAIIQPFRVDDAIQELQEVGARGVTVQEVKGFGQQRGHGEVYRGSEYACDLLPKVQLTVLVGDSDLDRTKEAIARATQTGRIGDGIMWAVPFDNYVRIRTGEAVSD; encoded by the coding sequence ATGTACATGCTGATGGCCATCATTCAGCCGTTCCGTGTCGACGACGCCATACAAGAGCTACAAGAAGTCGGTGCGAGGGGGGTGACCGTGCAGGAGGTCAAAGGCTTCGGCCAGCAGCGAGGCCATGGCGAGGTCTATCGCGGATCGGAATATGCGTGTGACTTGCTGCCCAAGGTGCAGTTGACGGTGCTGGTCGGCGACAGCGATTTGGACAGGACGAAAGAGGCCATCGCGCGCGCGACGCAAACCGGGCGGATCGGCGACGGCATCATGTGGGCAGTGCCGTTCGACAACTATGTGCGCATCCGAACCGGCGAAGCGGTCAGCGACTGA
- a CDS encoding NAD-dependent protein deacetylase, which produces MAVLNVATDGVSGLPYHRRQYLLATDGRSLDKTAAIDELRAFLERHPRLFALTGAGVSTGSGIPEYRDERGEWKRPAPVQYQDFVKREHTRQRYWARSLVGWRWFTRAEPNSCHYTLADWEHSGRIEQLVTQNVDRLHQRAGSQAVIDLHGRLDRITCLDCGTRIERDGFQQQLIDDNPEFAERTADIAPDGDAYLENVDFSRFRVPPCPACGGMLKPDVVFFGETIPKARVDAAVAALHRADALLVIGSSLMVYSGFRFCRIAAENDIPIAAINPGRTRADDLISVKVERRFEDALPYLQDAPTGT; this is translated from the coding sequence ATGGCTGTTCTGAACGTCGCTACCGACGGAGTGTCCGGTCTACCTTATCATCGTCGACAATACCTGCTGGCGACCGACGGACGATCCTTGGACAAGACTGCTGCCATCGACGAGTTGAGAGCGTTCCTCGAACGTCATCCCCGCCTCTTCGCACTCACCGGCGCCGGGGTGAGCACCGGCTCGGGCATACCCGAGTACCGCGACGAGCGCGGCGAATGGAAACGACCGGCGCCGGTGCAATACCAGGACTTCGTCAAGCGCGAACACACACGACAGCGCTACTGGGCACGCAGCCTGGTGGGTTGGCGCTGGTTCACTCGCGCCGAGCCCAACAGCTGCCACTACACGCTGGCCGATTGGGAGCACTCGGGCAGGATCGAACAACTGGTCACGCAGAATGTCGATCGCCTGCACCAGCGCGCCGGATCACAGGCCGTCATTGACCTGCATGGTCGCCTCGACCGGATTACCTGTCTCGACTGCGGCACGCGGATTGAGCGCGACGGCTTTCAACAGCAACTGATCGACGATAACCCCGAGTTTGCCGAGCGTACCGCCGACATCGCGCCGGACGGCGACGCCTACCTGGAGAATGTCGACTTCAGTCGATTTCGCGTTCCGCCCTGTCCCGCCTGTGGCGGCATGTTGAAACCGGACGTGGTGTTCTTCGGAGAAACGATCCCGAAGGCCAGGGTCGATGCGGCCGTCGCCGCCCTGCATCGAGCAGATGCCTTGCTGGTGATCGGATCGTCGTTGATGGTGTATTCGGGGTTTCGCTTCTGCCGTATCGCAGCCGAGAACGACATCCCGATCGCGGCGATCAATCCGGGCAGGACGCGCGCCGACGACCTCATCAGCGTGAAAGTCGAACGCCGATTCGAAGACGCCCTGCCCTACCTCCAGGATGCGCCGACCGGCACCTGA
- a CDS encoding PEP-CTERM sorting domain-containing protein, whose product MAIVGLLSSVSLRAATITNGDFENGTLEGWNWSGYTDVVGSPGQHQAYIVNGVPGGSYLASDGGSGTVPGDPAPVWGVSYPEPPDLLFPDGIYAAWYEAGLFWRPISVRAGDVLTFEYTVGGEWGCPDGISNDYAFVSLNAELFFPLCGAGAPLTGPALDLPLYESSFADPMYEFGPQYWRFSYQFPTSGDFLLTFSIVDALDFDPTVNSGLLLDNIQITHVPEPAPLVLLALGVAGLARLRSECRRQRGQP is encoded by the coding sequence GTGGCAATCGTAGGCCTACTCTCATCTGTTTCGTTGCGAGCCGCGACGATCACCAATGGCGACTTCGAGAACGGGACTTTGGAAGGCTGGAATTGGTCTGGCTACACCGACGTCGTGGGGTCACCCGGGCAGCATCAAGCGTACATCGTCAACGGCGTACCCGGTGGGAGCTATCTCGCTTCCGACGGTGGGAGTGGTACCGTCCCGGGGGATCCAGCTCCTGTCTGGGGCGTCTCATACCCCGAACCGCCAGACCTGCTCTTCCCAGACGGCATCTACGCTGCTTGGTACGAAGCCGGTCTATTTTGGCGGCCTATCTCGGTCCGCGCCGGCGACGTCCTAACGTTCGAGTACACCGTCGGAGGGGAATGGGGCTGTCCGGACGGCATCTCGAACGACTACGCTTTTGTCAGCTTGAATGCCGAGCTCTTTTTCCCCTTGTGCGGCGCCGGCGCACCGCTCACCGGCCCCGCGTTGGATCTGCCACTGTACGAATCGAGCTTCGCCGACCCGATGTATGAGTTCGGTCCGCAGTACTGGCGATTCTCTTACCAGTTCCCAACGAGTGGCGACTTCCTGCTCACGTTCTCTATCGTTGACGCTCTGGACTTCGACCCAACGGTCAACTCAGGTTTGCTGCTCGACAACATCCAAATTACACATGTGCCCGAACCGGCCCCCCTTGTGTTACTTGCTCTTGGTGTGGCCGGGCTGGCGAGGCTGCGTTCGGAGTGTCGAAGGCAACGGGGCCAGCCCTAA
- the lepB gene encoding signal peptidase I, with translation MADRARNPFIAALLSLLMPGLGHVYVGEARKGLLIFSLLVGIQLVFGLARLQASFQGFLVLWGAVGVLMVYAVVSAVRSAAQRKPFVRRRYNRWYWYPLFFVPMYAVLAVMAAARGEWFGFESFRIPAGSMHPTLQTGDLIAVDTDYADPQVGDIVVFRSPENGSIQYVKRIAALGGDQVSISDGQVLLDGVVADRLAVQPQYRQLDFSLAMSETHVPAHHAFMLGDARDNSKDSRFWGTVPVQNIIGEVSYIWYARDWSRIGQSPR, from the coding sequence ATGGCTGACCGCGCACGCAATCCTTTCATCGCCGCCCTGCTGTCCTTGTTGATGCCCGGTCTGGGGCATGTCTACGTAGGCGAGGCGCGCAAGGGTCTGCTGATCTTCTCGCTGCTCGTCGGTATCCAGCTGGTTTTCGGACTGGCAAGGCTGCAGGCGAGCTTTCAAGGATTCTTGGTGCTTTGGGGCGCTGTCGGCGTGCTCATGGTTTACGCCGTTGTCAGCGCGGTCAGAAGCGCTGCGCAACGCAAGCCGTTTGTGCGCAGACGATACAACCGCTGGTATTGGTATCCATTGTTCTTCGTGCCGATGTACGCAGTGCTCGCGGTGATGGCGGCAGCACGCGGCGAGTGGTTCGGCTTTGAGTCATTTCGCATCCCGGCCGGCTCGATGCACCCTACATTGCAGACCGGCGACCTGATCGCCGTCGATACCGACTACGCCGATCCGCAGGTTGGTGACATCGTTGTGTTCCGCTCACCGGAGAACGGATCGATACAGTATGTGAAGCGTATTGCGGCGCTCGGCGGCGATCAGGTATCGATAAGCGACGGCCAGGTATTGCTTGACGGCGTTGTCGCCGACCGGCTCGCCGTGCAGCCGCAATACCGTCAGCTCGATTTCTCACTGGCTATGTCCGAAACACATGTGCCCGCACATCATGCCTTCATGCTCGGCGACGCACGCGACAACAGCAAGGACAGCCGGTTCTGGGGTACGGTGCCGGTGCAAAACATCATCGGCGAGGTCAGTTATATCTGGTACGCGCGCGACTGGAGCCGAATCGGTCAATCGCCGCGCTGA
- the parC gene encoding DNA topoisomerase IV subunit A: protein MDQEPPQYNADGIEQLPLRQFTEKAYLDYSMYVILDRALPFIGDGLKPVQRRIVYAMSELGLSAVSKHKKSARTVGDVLGKFHPHGDSACYEAMVLMAQDFSYRYPLVDGQGNWGSQDDPKSFAAMRYTEARLAPYAQVLLSELGQGTVDWVPNFDDSLKEPAMLPARLPNVLLNGGTGIAVGMATDIPPHNLREVATACIRLIEEPKATLADICEHIQGPDFPTEAEIITPRADLKKVYESGNGSVRMRARWQKDQGAIVITALPFQVSGTRVQEQVAALMNAKKLPWIEDVRDESDHENPTRLVLLPRSNRVDIERVMLHLFATTDLERTYRINLNMIGLDGKPAVKDLRDMLVEWLEFRFETVRRRLQYKLDRVLDRLHLLDGLLIAFLNLDEVIRIIRTEDEPKQVLMARFELSERQADYILDTKLRQLARLEEMKIRDEQQALIEERDDLEKTLGSKQRMKTLVKKELAADAEKYGDERRSPIVERDAAEAMDEAELAPSEPVTVVLSQKGWVRAAKGHDINPAELSYKAGDGFCQAVRLRSNQQVIFVDSAGRSYSLAAHTLPSARGQGEPLTGRFNPPAGHSFVAVLGGDPEQWWLLASDAGYGFRVQAKDLLANKKAGKAVLTLPAGAKVLKPSIVNDAATDRLVAVTTEGRMLVIPANDLPELSRGKGNKIIGVPPKSVADRSEYVVDILAVPEGGKVKLNSGKRYLNLRGADLNAYEGERGRRGNKLPRGFQKVDSIEPDE from the coding sequence ATGGATCAGGAACCCCCGCAGTACAACGCCGACGGCATCGAACAGCTACCGCTTCGTCAATTCACCGAGAAGGCCTACCTCGACTATTCGATGTACGTCATTCTCGATCGTGCCCTGCCGTTCATCGGCGACGGACTCAAACCCGTGCAACGCCGCATCGTGTATGCGATGTCGGAGCTAGGTCTCTCGGCCGTGTCGAAACACAAGAAGTCGGCGCGTACGGTGGGTGATGTGCTGGGTAAGTTCCACCCGCACGGTGATTCGGCCTGTTACGAGGCCATGGTGCTGATGGCGCAGGACTTCAGTTACCGCTATCCCCTGGTCGACGGGCAAGGCAACTGGGGTTCGCAGGACGACCCGAAGTCGTTCGCGGCCATGCGTTATACCGAGGCAAGATTGGCGCCTTATGCGCAGGTACTGTTGTCGGAACTCGGTCAGGGCACGGTCGACTGGGTGCCCAATTTCGACGATTCCTTGAAAGAACCGGCCATGTTGCCGGCGCGTCTGCCGAACGTGTTGCTCAATGGCGGCACCGGTATCGCGGTTGGCATGGCGACCGATATCCCGCCGCACAACCTGCGCGAGGTCGCCACTGCCTGCATTCGATTGATCGAGGAACCGAAGGCCACGCTGGCCGACATCTGCGAACACATCCAGGGTCCGGATTTTCCGACCGAGGCAGAGATCATTACGCCGCGGGCCGATCTCAAGAAGGTGTATGAAAGCGGCAACGGCTCGGTACGCATGCGTGCGCGTTGGCAGAAAGACCAGGGCGCCATCGTCATCACCGCCTTGCCGTTCCAGGTTTCGGGAACGCGCGTGCAGGAGCAGGTCGCTGCGCTGATGAACGCGAAGAAGCTGCCGTGGATCGAAGACGTCCGCGATGAATCGGATCACGAGAATCCGACACGCCTGGTGCTGTTGCCGCGTTCCAACCGTGTCGACATCGAGCGTGTGATGTTGCACCTGTTCGCGACGACCGATCTGGAGCGCACCTATCGTATCAATCTGAATATGATCGGTCTGGACGGCAAGCCGGCCGTCAAAGATCTGCGCGACATGTTGGTCGAGTGGCTGGAGTTCCGGTTCGAGACGGTCCGCCGGCGACTGCAATACAAGCTCGATAGGGTGCTTGATCGTCTGCACCTGTTGGACGGTCTGCTGATTGCCTTCCTGAATCTCGACGAAGTGATCCGCATCATCCGCACCGAAGACGAACCCAAGCAGGTGTTGATGGCGCGCTTCGAGCTGAGCGAGCGTCAGGCCGACTACATCCTCGACACCAAGTTGCGCCAGTTGGCGCGCCTGGAAGAGATGAAGATCCGTGACGAGCAGCAGGCGTTGATCGAAGAGCGCGACGACCTGGAAAAGACGCTCGGCTCGAAGCAGCGCATGAAAACGCTGGTCAAGAAGGAACTCGCGGCCGATGCCGAAAAGTACGGCGATGAGCGACGTTCACCGATCGTCGAGCGCGATGCGGCCGAAGCGATGGACGAAGCCGAACTCGCCCCGAGCGAGCCGGTAACGGTCGTGTTGTCGCAAAAGGGCTGGGTGCGGGCCGCCAAGGGTCACGACATCAACCCGGCCGAACTCAGCTACAAGGCCGGCGATGGTTTCTGTCAGGCAGTACGGCTACGCAGTAATCAGCAGGTGATCTTCGTCGATTCTGCGGGCCGCAGCTATTCGTTGGCTGCGCACACCTTGCCGTCGGCGCGCGGCCAGGGCGAACCGCTCACGGGTCGGTTCAATCCGCCGGCCGGGCATTCGTTCGTCGCGGTGCTGGGCGGTGATCCCGAGCAATGGTGGTTGTTGGCCTCGGATGCGGGCTACGGTTTCCGTGTGCAGGCGAAAGACCTGCTGGCGAACAAGAAGGCGGGCAAGGCGGTGTTGACCCTGCCGGCCGGCGCCAAGGTGTTAAAGCCGTCAATCGTCAACGATGCGGCGACCGATCGGCTGGTTGCAGTCACGACCGAAGGGCGCATGTTGGTGATCCCGGCAAACGACCTGCCGGAGCTGTCGCGCGGCAAAGGCAACAAGATCATCGGCGTGCCGCCCAAGTCGGTGGCCGACCGGAGCGAATATGTGGTCGACATTCTCGCGGTACCCGAGGGCGGCAAGGTCAAGCTCAACTCCGGCAAGCGCTACCTGAACCTGCGCGGTGCCGATCTGAATGCCTACGAAGGCGAGCGTGGCCGCCGCGGCAACAAGCTGCCGCGCGGTTTCCAGAAGGTCGACAGCATCGAACCAGACGAATGA
- a CDS encoding sulfite exporter TauE/SafE family protein encodes MSGLEMLAAAAAVFAAYLVRGVSGFGSALIAVPLLVHVFPLTFVVPFMAVMDVIAAVFLTGAGLRDRRVRWREVGWLIPTTVAGIAIGLLLLVGMDGQALQLALGIFVVAFGLRNLLGLQAHKIVSPWWSIPAGLVGGGIGAVFSTGGPPYVIYLSHRLADKGELRATMSAIFLLDGSIRIVGLLIAGLLLQPQLGWFLLAGLPLMAAGLYVGHHIHVGLSQRQMTIVVALLLLVSGGSLIYRMLPDFW; translated from the coding sequence ATGAGTGGGCTGGAGATGCTGGCTGCCGCTGCAGCGGTGTTCGCTGCCTACCTGGTGCGAGGGGTATCGGGTTTTGGTTCGGCACTGATCGCGGTGCCGCTGCTGGTGCATGTGTTTCCGCTGACGTTCGTCGTGCCGTTCATGGCCGTGATGGATGTGATAGCGGCGGTGTTTCTGACCGGCGCCGGGCTGCGCGACAGACGGGTGCGCTGGCGTGAGGTCGGCTGGCTGATTCCGACCACGGTTGCAGGTATCGCGATCGGCCTGCTGTTGCTGGTGGGTATGGATGGGCAGGCACTGCAACTTGCCCTCGGCATCTTCGTTGTGGCGTTCGGTCTGCGCAATCTGCTTGGCCTGCAGGCGCACAAGATCGTGTCGCCCTGGTGGTCCATCCCGGCTGGCCTGGTAGGCGGCGGTATCGGCGCAGTGTTTTCGACCGGCGGTCCGCCGTACGTGATCTACCTGAGCCACCGGCTTGCCGACAAAGGCGAACTGCGGGCGACCATGTCGGCCATATTCCTGCTCGATGGCAGCATCCGTATCGTCGGCCTGTTGATCGCCGGGTTGCTGCTGCAGCCGCAACTGGGCTGGTTTCTGCTCGCCGGTCTACCGTTGATGGCCGCCGGTTTGTATGTAGGTCATCACATCCATGTCGGTCTCAGCCAGCGCCAGATGACGATCGTTGTCGCCCTCTTGCTGCTCGTCAGTGGCGGTTCGTTGATCTACCGGATGTTGCCGGATTTCTGGTAG